A genomic window from Agrobacterium larrymoorei includes:
- a CDS encoding MFS transporter → MSPTTTPVPARALNAQDYRTLGLSALGGALEFYDFIIFVFFATVIGHLFFPPDMPDWLVMIQTFGIFAAGYLVRPIGGIILAHYGDRYGRKRVFAFSILLMALSTLGMALMPTYATIGVAAPILLIVLRMLQGAAIGGEVPGAWTFVSEHVPFRYVGLACGLLTSGLSFGIMLGSLIAFAINTIFTPEDVSGYAWRIPFLIGGVFGLIAVYLRRWLEETPIFTQMKNSKSLSDKLPLSLVLKHHMRGVVVSALLTWVLSAAIVVTTLMTATFLQKLYGYTPTQALAGTSFGTLFLIFGVIIAGALIDRIGSGVFFMGASIFFGIATFTFYSYAGTSLTTMFALYAVMGLSVGMAGAVPYVMVRAFPASVRFSGLSFAYNVSYAVFGGLTPVAVSTALAINPMAHAWYLVFIAVLAFFIGLYLHLRGSAVESHVGVEELATLQGR, encoded by the coding sequence ATGTCTCCCACCACGACCCCGGTTCCAGCCCGCGCGCTGAATGCGCAGGATTACAGAACGCTTGGCCTTTCCGCCCTCGGCGGCGCATTGGAATTCTACGACTTCATCATCTTCGTGTTCTTTGCGACCGTGATCGGCCATCTCTTCTTTCCACCGGACATGCCGGACTGGCTGGTGATGATCCAGACCTTTGGGATCTTTGCCGCTGGCTATCTGGTCCGTCCGATCGGCGGCATCATTCTCGCCCATTATGGCGACCGTTACGGGCGCAAACGCGTCTTCGCCTTCTCGATCCTGCTGATGGCGCTTTCCACGCTCGGAATGGCGCTGATGCCGACCTATGCGACGATCGGCGTTGCGGCCCCGATCCTGCTCATCGTGCTGCGTATGTTGCAGGGTGCGGCCATCGGCGGCGAAGTTCCCGGTGCCTGGACCTTTGTGTCTGAGCACGTTCCCTTCCGCTATGTCGGCCTCGCCTGCGGCCTGCTGACGTCGGGCCTCTCCTTCGGCATCATGCTCGGCTCGCTGATTGCCTTTGCCATCAACACCATCTTCACGCCGGAAGACGTGTCTGGTTATGCTTGGCGCATTCCCTTCCTCATCGGCGGTGTCTTCGGCCTGATCGCCGTCTATCTGCGCCGCTGGCTGGAAGAAACGCCGATCTTCACGCAGATGAAGAACTCCAAGTCCCTGTCGGATAAACTGCCGCTCAGCCTGGTTCTGAAGCACCATATGCGCGGTGTCGTGGTCTCGGCGCTGCTCACCTGGGTGCTGTCCGCGGCCATCGTCGTCACAACGCTGATGACGGCAACCTTCCTGCAGAAGCTCTATGGCTACACGCCAACGCAAGCCTTGGCAGGCACGAGCTTCGGTACGCTGTTCCTGATTTTCGGCGTCATCATCGCCGGCGCGCTGATCGACCGCATCGGCAGCGGTGTGTTCTTCATGGGCGCCAGCATCTTCTTCGGTATCGCCACCTTCACCTTCTATAGCTATGCCGGAACATCGCTCACCACCATGTTCGCACTTTACGCCGTCATGGGCCTATCCGTCGGCATGGCAGGCGCGGTTCCCTATGTCATGGTCCGCGCCTTCCCAGCATCGGTCCGCTTCTCAGGCCTCTCCTTCGCCTACAACGTCTCTTACGCTGTCTTCGGCGGATTGACGCCGGTGGCCGTCAGCACAGCGCTTGCGATCAACCCCATGGCGCACGCCTGGTATCTGGTCTTCATCGCCGTGCTCGCCTTCTTCATCGGGCTTTATCTTCACCTGCGCGGCAGCGCCGTGGAGAGCCATGTGGGCGTGGAAGAACTGGCGACGCTTCAAGGTCGGTAA